A section of the Phaseolus vulgaris cultivar G19833 chromosome 8, P. vulgaris v2.0, whole genome shotgun sequence genome encodes:
- the LOC137826383 gene encoding cuscuta receptor 1-like isoform X4 — protein MHLHSAELNLRKTGLNSDIHIEALCSKLRNLKALDLSENNFNQSDIGSALSGLSSLKSLDLGNSGLTLRSILNISKLSSLEFLDLNDNGLKESKNIFWRIKGKDGFKWPSNLQELWLSGNTLTDEFLSSLSGLPLLRFLDLTNNQLKGELNTNENDSFKWPTNLQEIWLTYNSLSNKFVSSLSGLPRLQFLDLSYNQLKGTINISGLSTLSSLTNLDLSYNSIHYFVADQGSKSLSRLDVLQLNGNMIDGKKLKESLQALSLSIKHLHMSSNNFKGTILAKDFHDLKNLEGLRLDGSNNIENEFFKSIGNLTSLKALSLSYCQINDTLPAADWSKLKKLEELYLIQNGFEGFLPISFINMTSLRILELSHNHFIGHFDSNIATLTSLEHFGFTENQFEIPVSFTPFANHSNLQVIHGKGNKVRLDSQHSLQTWIPKFQLQELRMSSTIMTSSFQLPKFLLYQTNLTSLDFSSLKLKGGFPHWLLENNTKLTEVVFENCSLTGTMQIPLRPVRELWSIDVSNNIIIGEIPSKNISSIYPKLRYLNMSKNYMRGSISREFGRMKLHSLDLSNNQLSGEIPEDIFEARHQLKFLRLSNNKLEGPIFTIPTKLEILSLNDNNFSGRLSSNIFNTSIVSLDVSNNHLVGKISSLLKNLSGLSELRMSNNNFEGFIPLELTQLEDLKYLDLSQNNLIGLLPSFRNSSVKYIHLSNNHLTGFSKKMFIENSSLVMLDLSHNEISGGIQDMIEDLSYSKLKFLLLKGNHITGDIPKQLCQLIDLTMLDLSDNKFSGEIPHCLGTMPFDNKNLDPLLKASKGRFFAEESISQAPLPSSEHKKEKASFTSKRSTYTYIGSILAYMSGIDLSHNKLKGNIPYELGKLTRIRALNLSHNNLIGQIPYSFSNLVQTESLDLSFNKLSGEIPSNLIILTSLEVLSVAHNNLSGPLPEQKNQFATFDESSYESNPFLCGPPLPKSCHPAPRVIPNDLDFDKDNDMLVDMYVFSVSFVVSYTLALLATATTLYINPYWRQAWFYYMELVTLNCYYFIMDNFL, from the exons ATGCATCTTCATTCCGCG GAACTGAATTTGCGGAAAACTGGATTGAACTCGGATATTCACATTGAAG CTTTATGCTCAAAATTGAGGAATCTTAAGGCCCTTGACTTGTCAGAAAACAACTTCAACCAGAGTGATATTGGGTCTGCTCTTAGTGGACTCTCATCACTCAAGTCCTTAGATTTAGGAAACAGTGGATTGACTTTGAGATCAATTTTAA ATATTTCGAAATTGAGTTCTTTGGAGTTCCTTGACTTAAATGATAACGGGTTGAAGGAATCTAAGAATATCTTTTGGCGTATAAAAG GAAAAGATGGATTTAAATGGCCATCCAATTTACAAGAGTTATGGCTGAGTGGGAATACATTGACTGACGAATTTCTCTCATCTCTAAGTGGTCTTCCACTTCTCAGATTTCTTGATTTAACCAACAATCAACTAAAAGGAGAGTTAAATACAAATG agAATGACAGCTTTAAATGGCCAACGAATTTACAAGAGATATGGCTGACTTACAACAGCTTAAGCAACAAATTTGTTTCATCTCTGAGTGGCCTTCCACGTCTCCAATTCCTAGATTTAAGCTACAATCAACTAAAAGGAACAATAAATATAAGTG gaTTATCGACTTTGTCCAGTCTGACGAATCTTGATCTGAGCTATAATAGTATCCATTATTTTGTGGCCGATCAAg GATCAAAAAGTCTAAGTAGATTGGATGTCCTTCAGTTAAATGGGAATATGATAGATGGAAAGAAGTTAAAGGAGTCATTACAAGCTTTATCATTATCCATTAAACATCTTCATATGTCTTCCAATAACTTTAAAGGAACTATTTTAGCTAAAG ATTTTCATGATTTAAAAAATCTAGAAGGTTTGAGATTGGACGGAAGTAATAACATAGAGAATGAATTTTTCAAAAGTATTGGAAATTTGACGTCCTTAAAAGCTCTGTCTCTTTCATACTGTCAGATAAATGACACCCTTCCTGCTGCtg ATTGGTCTAAGCTGAAGAAGTTAGAAGAGTTATATCTAATACAAAATGGATTTGAAGGATTTCTTCCCATATCTTTCATTAACATGACATCTCTTCGGATATTGGAACTTTCTCATAATCACTTCATAGGACATTTTGATTCTAACATTGCAACCCTTACATCACTTGAACATTTTGGTTTTACAGAAAACCAATTTGAGATTCCTGTTTCTTTTACACCATTTGCAAATCATTCAAACCTTCAGGTCATCCATGGTAAAGGCAACAAAGTTAGATTGGACTCACAACACAGTTTGCAAACTTGGATTCCAAAATTTCAGTTACAAGAGCTTAGAATGTCTTCAACCATTATGACTAGTTCTTTCCAGCTTCCCAAATTTCTTCTTTATCAAACAAATTTAACTAGTCTAGATTTCAGTAGTTTGAAGTTGAAAGGAGGGTTTCCTCACTGGTTGTTAGAAAACAACACGAAATTGACTGAAGTTGTTTTTGAAAATTGTTCTTTAACTGGTACTATGCAAATACCATTGCGTCCCGTTCGTGAGTTATGGAGTATTGATGTGTCTAACAATATCATAATTGGTGAAATCCCAAGCAAGAATATCAGTTCTATTTATCCAAAATTGAGATATTTAAACATGTCTAAAAATTACATGCGAGGTTCAATTTCTCGTGAGTTTGGCCGAATGAAGTTGCATTCGTTGGATCtttcaaacaaccaattgtcAGGAGAAATACCAGAGGACATATTTGAAGCTAGGCACCAACTTAAATTCTTGAGACTTTCAAATAATAAGTTGGAGGGACCCATTTTTACAATACCCACTAAATTGGAGATTTTATCATTGAATGATAATAACTTTAGTGGTAGACTTTCTAGCAACATTTTTAACACATCCATAGTCTCATTGGATGTAAGCAATAATCATTTGGTAGGAAAGATTTCAAGTCTTCTGAAAAATTTGTCAGGATTATCAGAACTTCGTATGTCCAATAACAACTTTGAAGGATTCATTCCATTAGAATTAACACAACTTGAAGATCTAAAATATTTAGATCTCTCCCAAAATAATTTGATTGGTCTTCTACCATCATTTCGAAATTCTTCTGTGAAATATATCCATTTGAGCAATAATCATTTAACAGGATTTTCCAAAAAAATGTTcattgaaaactcttctttagtgATGCTAGACCTTAGTCACAACGAAATATCTGGTGGCATTCAGGATATGATTGAAGACCTCAGTTATTCAAAGTTGAAATTTCTCCTTTTAAAAGGTAATCATATCACTGGTGATATACCTAAGCAGTTATGTCAGTTGATAGATTTAACCATGCTTGATCTTTCCGACAATAAATTTTCGGGAGAAATTCCTCATTGTTTGGGGACAATGCCTTTTGACAATAAGAATCTTGATCCTTTATTAAAAGCATCCAAGGGAAGGTTTTTTGCTGAAGAATCTATATCTCAAGCACCATTACCATCATCAGAGCATAAGAAAGAGAAAGCAAGTTTCACTTCAAAGAGAAGTACCTATACTTACATAGGAAGCATCCTTGCCTATATGTCTGGAATTGACTTATCTCATAATAAACTAAAGGGGAATATCCCGTATGAGCTTGGAAAATTGACAAGAATTCGAGCATTGAACTTGTCCCATAATAATTTGATTGGACAAATTCCATATTCGTTTTCCAATTTGGTGCAAACAGAGAGTTTAGATCTTTCTTTTAACAAGTTGAGTGGTGAAATTCCTTCTAACCTCATTATCCTAACCTCACTGGAAGTGTTAAGTGTGGCACACAACAACTTATCGGGCCCACTACCAgaacaaaaaaatcaatttgcaaCATTTGATGAGAGTAGCTATGAGAGTAACCCATTTCTTTGTGGACCTCCATTACCAAAGAGTTGTCATCCAGCTCCTAGAGTTATTCCAAATGACTTGGATTTTGACAAAGACAATGATATGTTGGTGGACATGTATGTCTTTTCTGTGAGCTTTGTTGTGTCGTACACATTAGCATTGTTAGCAACTGCAACAACTTTATACATCAATCCCTATTGGAGGCAAGCATGGTTTTACTACATGGAATTGGTCACTTTAAATTGTTACTATTTTATTATGGATAATTTTTTGTAG